The Leguminivora glycinivorella isolate SPB_JAAS2020 chromosome 4, LegGlyc_1.1, whole genome shotgun sequence genome segment CCCCGAGACCTTACGGTCGACAACCTAAGGTCGATAATAGTCGGGGAAACGTATATGGCGACCAGAGCGAGACACTTTAGGTTCTGAAGGAACGACAACTGAGCTGGGCGGCACGGTCGATGACGTTTTGGTAGGGCCAGACGATTCCGACAAGATGTAGGCAGGTTTTAACCTATCGACGGAAATAGAAACTTCCCTACCGGCGATGTCAACTCTAAAATATTTATCCGACCTATCAACTACCCTGTAGGGGCCAGCATACGGTGGCTGTAGCGACCTACGAACAAAATCTTGTCTCACAAAGACGTGAGTTGCAGTTgccaaatccttaaaaataaaaactttgccAGAACCATGACGAGCGACTCTTGTTGGTTGCAACTTTTTCATGTGTTGGCGCAAACGCGACAAGAAGTCGGTGTAGTCCGTCAGCTGGTCAGGCGTCGGTTGCAACAAATCGCTGGGAAGTCTTAGCGGCTCGCCGTAAACTAACTCGGCGGTCGAAGCAGACAAGTCTTCCTTCCATGCACTACGGATACCTAAGAGCACTAGTGGAAGGGTTTCAGTCCAGCATTCATCTGCGTGGCACATTATGGCAGCCTTAAAATGACGGTGGAACCTTTCCACGAGCCCATTCGCTGCTGGATGATACGCAGTAGTCTGCAAGTGACGCGATCCAGTCATGGTTGCTATCTGACGGAACAAATTGGAGTCGAATTGCCTGCCTCGATCCGTAGTAATATTCTGCGGGCAACCAAAACGCGCTACCCACGTCGAAATGAAGGCCTTCGCAACACTTTCCGCCGTAATGTCGTACAAAGGACTGCCTCAGGCCAACGAGTAAACCTATCTACAGCCGTGAGACAGTACCTGAACCCATTCGACACAGGCAAAGGGCCAACCAGGTCGACGTGAACGTGCGAGAACCTACCAGTGGGGGGTTTGAAATCATGCACCGGGGCGTGCACGTGGCGTGAAACTTTAGACCGCTGGCATGGAATGCATGCACGCGCCCACATCCTACAATCTTTTTTAATTCCAGGCCACACATATCGCTCAGTCACTAATTTGATAGTGTTCCTAGCGCTAGGGTGACTGAGTCCGTGAACAGCGTCGAATACCTGCTTCCGAAACTCAAATGTAACGAAAGGACGTGGAATCGGCCGGGATACATCACAGAACAGCTTGTCAGATCCAAATGATTTTTTCTGTAAATCCAGAGATGAACCGTCACTAAGTAAACTACGAAGCTCAGTATCTGTAGCTTGCGATAAAGCTAAAGCTTTCAAATCTAGCCCGTCTGTGATGGCATCAATCCGAGATAGTGAGTCCGCGACAACATTCTCCTCGCCCGATATATGCCTGATATCTGACGTAAATTGGGATATAAAATCTAGATACCGGAATTGCCGCGGAGAACACGAATCGAGGGACTTTTTAAAAGCAGAGACTATAGGTTTATGATCAGTGAGTATAAAAAACGGCTTCAACTCAATCATATGCCTAAAATACTTCACTGACTCATAAATAGCTAAAAGTTCGCGATCGTAAGCGCTATACCTCGTCTGAGCAGGTGTCAATTTACGAGAGAAGAATCCCAACGGTTGCCAATGACCCTCGACCTGCTGCTGTATCACCGAACCAATCGCGAAATCTGAAGCATCTGTTACCACCGCTAAAGGAGCGGAAGGGTCTGGATGAGCCAGGAGAGCGGCATTAGCGATGCTTGACTTGCAAGAATCGAAAGCCTCCCCTGCCTCCGGAGTCCAGACCACTGGGCTGTTGCTCTTCACCCCTGGACCACTTAACAGTGCATGGAGAGGAGCCTGTAATTTAGCAGCGCCAGTAATAAACCGCCTGTAGAAATTAAGCGCTCCTAGAAAACGCCTCAGATCCTTAATCGTCTTAGGTCTAGGAAAGTCCTGGATAGCCTTAACCCTAGCTCCTATAGGCTTAGTACCCTCCGACGAAACCAGGTAGCCTAAAAACTCTACTTCAGGTACCGCAAATACACATTTGTTAGCGTTTAACAAAATACCGTGCTCATTGAAACGCTCAAAAACGGCTCTCAAATGAGCTACATGTTCAGTGTCATCAGCGGAGGCTACTAAAACGTCATCGATGAACGGAAAACAGAAATCAAGACCCCTAAGGACTTCATCCATAAACCGCTGAAAGGTTTGCGCTGCGTTGCGCAAACCAAAACTCATAAATGGGAATTCAAAAAGTCCAAAAGGAGTCGTGATCGCCGTCTTTGGAACGTCCTCAGGCGCGACGGGAATCTGGTTGTACGCGCGCACTAAATCTAACTTGCTAAAAACCTTGCATTTAAAAAGGTTATGCGAGAAATCAGCGATATGCCGCACTGGGTACCTATCTGGAACAGTCCGTGCGTTAAGAGCGCGATAATCGCCACAAGGACGCCAGCCATTGTCCTTTTTAGGTACCAAGTGCAGCGGGGACGACCAAGGACTCTCCGATCGTCGCGCAATACCCGAGCGTACCATATCCTCAAATTCCCGTTTCGCAATTTTGAGGCGATCCGGTGCCAAACGCCGTGGCCTTGAAAACACAGGCGCACCTGGCGTAGTCTTAATAAAGTGCTGCGTCTGGTGTTTACATTTACGCTCTTGAGGATTACCGGCAGGCCTAATAATGTCCGGGTATTCCTCAAGCAGGGCATGAAATGGCACATTGCCAGTAATGACCTTGATTTGCGCACACTCGCAAGCTGAAGCATCTACAGCGGCTGATGAGAGCAAAGTTATTCCATCGACTAGACGAGCATAGCGAACATCGACAAGCAAACTATAAAACGAGAGAAAATCCACTCCGATAATAGGTTTGCTCACATCAGCAATGACAAAACGCCAACAAAACATACGGCGTAAATTAAAATCAAGCGCTAAAGTTAGCCAGCCATAAGTACTAATAGCAGTGTTATTAGCAGCATACAGTTCATAATCAGTCTTTTGTAAATGACGACGATGCGCACGCAAAAAACTAACCGGGTAAACACATAAATCGGACCCGGTGTCCACCAAAAACTGCACTTTCGACTTTGCGTCGGTAACAAATAAACGCTTCGACACTGGAACACCTTCACTGGTCGCTACGAGCGACCGACTAACTAGTTTTTTGAGTACGCGCAGGGGGAAAGGCACTTATCTGCTTTATCCGCGTATTTGTAGTGGTACCAGCATAGGCGCTGGCCGTCGCCGCTGGGCTTCCCCGCCCGCGAACGGCTCCGGGAACGGTTCCGTGGCTTGCCGCGGGACCTCGACCGGGGCGGACCTTGACGGCCCCGGGAGGTGGACATCGCGTCAAGCCTCGACGTCAACGCGTCGATTTTCTGGTGCAACTGGTCGATTACAGAAACTGGAACGCTAGATGCTGAAGCCGCAGCCACCTGATAACCGGGTCCCGGCGGTGTAACCTCATGCACCTTGTCCGCCATCTGGGCTACCGTATCCAAGGGCAAGTTGTCCTGATAAGCGACAATACTCTGTAGCACCGTCGGTAACCGGCTCATCCACAAGTGCCGGATAAAGTCATCCGGATAATCCGCACCCGCTAAACTCCGGATATGCCGCAGGAACTGGCTCGGCTTCCTGTCGCCGAGCTCCTCTTTCGACATCAATTGTTTCAAACGCTCCTGCTTAGAACTCGACAACCGAGCTATGAGCTCTCTTCTAAGTGTACCATATTTATCACTCGCCGGCGGGTTGGTAATAATATCTTCCACCTCTACCGCGTACTTATATTCCAAAACCGATATGGCGTGATAAAACTTGGTACTGTCACTCGTAATCTTGGTCAAATTAAACTGGCCGTCGAGCTGTGCGAACCACATAGTCGGCTTATCCGGATAAAACGGCGGCGGTTTTACGCTAATGTGACTCACTGCTTCACCAGCGCCGGCCCCCACCCCAGGGGCCTGCACCGGCCTTCTAGGTGTCTCAACCTCGGTATCAgacattttgatatttaaaattgtaaaacgtctataaaaacttaaaactgaTCTCAATACTAAATGcttgttaaaagataaaacgataaaaatgtctgttaaaatttaaaacacaaACGTTcgttataaattaaaattgaaaaataacCGTTACACggcaaaattttaaaaatgtccGTTATACGGTAAAATCTTAAAACGTCCGTTACACAACCGTCCAATTCAACAGAGGTCACCAAATTATGTGGTGAACTAGCCTAGCGAGATAAGTAAAACAAGCTAGTTCCACATTAATAAGTTATATTGTCAAATAAACGGCACACAAGAGTCACAAGCACAAGTAGAGAAAATAAGAGTACAAAGCACAGCACAGTATAGAAAAAGAGGAAGTCAGAAATAGCACAGAAGATAGGAAAAGTACATAAAGAAAGCACACATTAAAGGCGTAAGCTTAAAGCATTAAGCGGCGCACAAGCAAACCGAATATTATAATGCAAGCGAGTCGGCGCgtaagcattaaccgttagcTCGGGCGGCGCGAGCGCATGCGTCCAGCCTCGAGAGTGATAAATTGCCGACTGGCTGGGATTTCCGAGCGCACACGAAAGCGCGCTCGCCCGCCGATCTGCGGCGGAGCGGCCCGAGCGATAAGGCAGTACCTTAACGCCGCgcttgcgtcgcgcgaagcgtaacagcatattttatttaaacaatatatttaatacacCTGTCGCCACAGATGAAAGCCGttgattatttattaacaatatatttaatggGTTAAATACTAAGGAGAAAGCTCTGGGAATAATCTGCTGGGTCCGGCAGCGTCGAATTGTGGCTTTTAATTCAATCCATGCTTCCTGCCATTAACTGCGGTTTAATAATATACAGTCATTATACATTTAAACAGTGTACttactatttaattaattatctttACAGTTGGGGATAGGGAATGTATTGctgtaatttatatattttacttaACACAAATTATTCTTCCGTTCGTAATATAcgtaaattaatgttatttacttattatacctatttactcAGTACTCGTACAGCggctataaaattaaaattaaattttatgttgCGTAATGTACTCGCTTCAGCATAAAGCCATATTGTTATATGCGTCATAATTCATCTTTTATGACAGAagataattacatatttactaGAGGCAGGTCGTGGCAGTGCATGATTTTGATAGCCTTGCCTATGCATGCATATGCAACGGTTAAATAAAACATATAGGTATGTACTTTTATGCTcatttaaaatacctaaaatacCTTGGTTAAATATTTCTCTAGTACATAATGTGGAAAGTGTTATCCTTTTAAGTAGATACTATTTGGGGCGACCTTATTTTCACGTGAAAGAATAATCTATCATCGTCACTTTATTTTTCTTCTAGTAGTCTAGTGTATTGTCGCGAAGCATAAATGCTGACGGCTGACAGGTTTTTACATTATATTCTCATCCAGCATTCAGAATTTACTACTAACCAACCTTTATCTGcctaaaaaataaacacaaacatCGCACGCAATCTCGCATGAAGAGCTCGTATCCCTTTATTCCGAAGTCAACGAAGAAGTCGGAGTGTAAGGGAGTCGTTTATTTGTACGTGTTTATTTTTGCGCCTTCCCGGACACCGGACGGTCCGGCCGGACGGACCGAGGCTGGGTGGACGGTCCGGCGGTTCGGGAGTTTAACGAGGGCGCTGCTTGTGACGCTCGCAGTGTTTGATGTTTAGCGCTGGAAGTAATTGGCGTTGGATGGATGatatgagcattttttttagcGGTTTTAaggttgtttattatttttatgatggCGTTCAGGGCAATTTGTAAAACGATGAGTTTTAAGGGTTGAGAGTCAGCGGTCGCATAATAATGTGATGATTTGATGAAGTTTGAAAGCGTTTGACTATCGATTATGAAATGTTGTAATGCTAAATTAAATGACTGATGATCCCAAAATTTGCATAACCGGAATCGTAAAATTagagttgcaagttgtttacaggtgttcagctgtaggtacctgctgtgaaccgctatGAATCTGCAAAGAGTATCGCTCTCTCTCAATATATTAcataaataggcttcaaataacggtacagatACAGAAGCTTAATATCTACATTAACTTAGGTGTGTATTACGCTTACAGACATTGCAATTTCTTTATTAATCGTATTATTTGTGGATCCTGATTTctaattaaataagaattaaatTTGAATTATATGTATAGGAATATTACCAAATGTTCATacctataaattaaaaatacgccTGATTGTTACGTGAAAAAGACATTCATCATAAGATAATATTCGTACGTATTCTGCTGGCACAATTTTTATCTATTCTCTGACAAATCTATGATTATCAGAACCACCACCGttataaatacgtttttctgTCATCTTTACAAATGGCCCATTTAATCACGTTCTTATTTCCGAAGCCCATACTAAAACATTATCTCCACGTAATACCAACATTGCAAATTTGGCAAGCGCTCGTGCGTCGCTGGCAGCGCTACTTAACCCTGCCGGAGCAAAATCCGCACCAAATGAGCTGTGCGGAAGCTTTCAGGCCCATTTGTGGGGCTCGCAAAAcctagagaaaaaaaaaacatttcactCGCGAACCTTCGCTCTGTGGGCTAAGTGCACGCTTTACTTTATTTATGACACTTAAACATCGTTGCTTATGATAGTCAATGCGAAATTTTGTAACAGCGCAGGGGTAATTTGAAGGGAATTCACCAACCAAGAAAAAAACTTGTCTAAGTAGTCGGTTATCGCGGTTTGAAATAACGATGTCAGTAGATATTAATCAACCCTAATATTATCGTATAGAGGTGTTTGTACCTTTAGTGAGAAAAAATTAGTTATATTTGTAAATACAAtttcgtttcgttttctttcaactcctttttgccaagagtggcactgaaacttgagtagttcatttgatctgcctacccttttaagGGATACCGACGTgattgtaggtatgtatgtacctatttataaatacaATGACAATAGACAGAGTAACTAATAATTCATTAATTCTCCACATTTTGtgattaaaatctcatttttcaaaaaaacgggccctgtagccgaatggcatttctgcgacgcgaaacgccactgatacgccgcagaaatgtagtcaggctctgtcgcgccaatactcaggagatattatcgtgagcgtttcgtgagcgttacggcccagccacgacattggtctaagcgcgacagcgttgagcggcagccatacgtgcgaatgaaaagtcccatcgctgtgtctcactccaatgtatggccgccgctcaccgctgtcgcgtttagaccaatgtcgtggctgagccgttagtgcATTCGGCACAAGGACTAGACTAGACATGTTTTTTTGGGCCTATGTTTAGATTGTAGGTTTACTGATATTACTTAAATTATATGAAAGGTTTCATATACTCGTGATTTATATTAGTCGGCAAAGCGGAGAGAAAGATTTTTATTGCGAATTCGGTTAACGACCGTAAAATCTCGTCAAGGTTTAGAAGCAGTAGAGGATAAAATATGACCTTTCTTTGACACTGTTTGTacaggtacctactttaaaaaaaagttaacctACTAGTTTTGCGAGATACAAACTTATGGATTGCCATTGTAATTTGATTAAGCATTGTCCAATTAACAATTAATTAGGTAACCAGCGTGCGtactgcgtagccgaatggcacaaacgctcacgaaacgaaacgctcgtagatatctatctctatcgctcttgcgtattggcgcgacagagccagactacctttctgcagcgtttcgatttcgtttcgcgtcgcagaaatgccattcgcctACGGGGCCTGTTACCCTATCTGTCTGACGTATATTTCTTATTTTCCGTGataggtataaaataaatatacatacagaatctataattacaatattttaagCGCGTTACTCACGTATTTATTCAAGTCGAAATACGCTCGatatgtttcgatccatttccgaggatctttttcaaagagtaacatgtcgaacgttattTTGACTTGAATAAAAACGTGAGTAACCCGTTGAAAATATTgtaagtgggccatttttttcaaagttgtccaccccagtatttttttttggatttggaaatttgtatgtgctttccactcagaatcacgagctctttccatcctaataggagaaaaaaagtgtcccgaggttttttcccattccgttaccattttttcatacattttgtatggtggtaacggcatggaaggtttgaaaaatgtatggaaatcttgggatatttttttttctcctatcaggatcgaaagagctcgcgattttgatagtgaatcgcgtaaaaagtacccatgttacaaaaaaagtggggtggacaactttaaaaaaatggcccaagtacGTATatctgagtctcacgggagttttatagttaaaatacaaaatcTATGCTCAGAATTTTTCATGAAGTTACAACTTAATGGCAAGGTTCTATTTAATGCAGAGTGCGAAATTTATGCATAAGATTTCACGAAACTACCGTCTGGCGTCTCGGATAGGACCCGAATGTCGTCATGCGTCAGCCTCGTTTTGCCGACCATACTTATCATTTTAAACCATTGAAATTTCAGTCGAATCGTTTGGATAATAGAGTTTGTGTCGCTTAatttcaaacctgggtaaatccattctgctttaaggttgaatatatataaaaaatataatatgatctgaaagataatcaaccttacagcagaatggatttaccccgTTTTGAAGTTATGCGAcacgtttatttttaattatatcacCGTTTATAGATGAGAACGTTTCAGTTGAAAAAGTTCATGTCAGTAACCTCTTCCAATCATTCATCATAAcctgtgcgtagccgaatgccgaaacgcttcacgattcgctcacaaTTTGTTCACGCTTCGCTCCCAATTTgttcacgattcgttcacgagtcgctcacgattcgtgagcgtttcgtgaagcgtttgtgcattcggctacgcacacaggccccgtagccgaatggcatttctgcgacgcgaaacgaaatcgaaacgctgcagaaaggtagtctggctctgtcgcgccaatacgcaagagcgatagagatagatatctatgagcgtttcgtttcgtgagcgcttcgtgagcgtttgtgccaatcggctacgcacgctgattAGAATGGTCCTTGTATATAGttacaatcgctcacgaaaccaAGTCCATCATGAATCACAATGGGCACGACGAAGGTAGACATGATATGTGGTAGTTTCCATGTCTTTAATCACGATTTACATAGTCAATATCAATAGTTGGTCCTACAATCCCGTATTGTAATTAGATTTGCAATTTGCATGTACAGATATGCAGGGCTTGAATTAAATAGGTACGTTATGTAAATTGACTGCTCCTGGGCATAAAATTAGGGTCCATTTACACAGTGCGGGATAGCTCCGaatgcgagtttcattacattccGGTATGTGATTGATATGCTGGATTGAATGTAACTGTAAGTGCGCTTTCATaatattcgatccgatatcggatgattcggatgtcggaccgatttccctacatccgatatcggatcggacaatgtgaaaacgcactaacctaTGCTTTGCACAAGCTTGCGAATTATAAACCTTGTGACAGACTGGagtaaaaataaaaccggccaagagcgtgtcgggccacgctcagtgtagggttccgtagttttccgtatttttttcaaaaactactgaacctatgaagttcaaaacaattttccaagaaagtctttataaagttctacttttgtgattggacgcactttttttcctttaggagcgattatttccgaaaatattaatattatcaaaaacgattttagtaaacccctattcatttttaaataccaatccaacaatgtatcacacgttggggttggaatgaaaaaaaaatcagtccacagtttacatgtaggggggagtaccctaacaaaacatttttttcctgtttttattttaccactttgtcggcgtgattgatatacatattggtaccaaatttcagctttctagtgctaacggtcactgagattatccgcggacggacggacggacggacagacagacatggcgaaactataagggatcctagttgactacggaaccctaaaaaagatgaaATAGGTTTATACAATACCTAATTGATGAAATAGGTTAAGGTACTAAGTAAGCCAAACCTAACCGAAATAAGTAACCTTGACAGGAATAATGCATAATTATGTTTCTTTAGGGTTCTAACAACGCGTCATGTTAAATTCCATAATATCCAACTACAATGTGACTTTCATAAATTGAGTGAGAGTGACACTCTTAACGGCATTACCGTCGCGTATGAAAATGCGGCCAGACTTTGACATTTTCCGAAATAATTCAGGTGACCGCAATGCGGTATAGTTTTATGGTACCTAATGTTATtacagggataagttcgcctttgtacaccataactatactgtatttctatgtcctaacttgtcttatgtacaataaagtgtttacatacgtacatactgtCATAAAAATATCTATCACGCAATTATCTTTAAGTATTTTATAAACTGTCTACTTATAG includes the following:
- the LOC125225232 gene encoding uncharacterized protein LOC125225232, with product MSDTEVETPRRPVQAPGVGAGAGEAVSHISVKPPPFYPDKPTMWFAQLDGQFNLTKITSDSTKFYHAISVLEYKYAVEVEDIITNPPASDKYGTLRRELIARLSSSKQERLKQLMSKEELGDRKPSQFLRHIRSLAGADYPDDFIRHLWMSRLPTVLQSIVAYQDNLPLDTVAQMADKVHEVTPPGPGYQVAAASASSVPVSVIDQLHQKIDALTSRLDAMSTSRGRQGPPRSRSRGKPRNRSRSRSRAGKPSGDGQRLCWYHYKYADKADKCLSPCAYSKN